A region from the Mustela erminea isolate mMusErm1 chromosome 10, mMusErm1.Pri, whole genome shotgun sequence genome encodes:
- the GJA8 gene encoding gap junction alpha-8 protein, whose translation MGDWSFLGNILEEVNEHSTVIGRVWLTVLFIFRILILGTAAEFVWGDEQSDFVCNTQQPGCENVCYDEAFPISHIRLWVLQIIFVSTPSLVYVGHAVHHVRMEEKRKEREAEELCQQAAGDGGERVPLAADQGSIKKGSNSSKGTKKFRLEGTLLRTYICHIIFKTLFEVGFIVGHYFLYGFRILPLYRCSRWPCPNVVDCFVSRPTEKTIFILFMLSVASVSLFLNILEMSHLGLKRIRSAFKRPVEQPLGEIPEKSLHSIAVSSIQKAKGYQLLEEEKIVSHYFPLTEVGMVETSPLSAKPFSQFEEKMGAGPLGDLSRAYQETLPSYAQVGAQEGEAEEQPVEEGAEPEVGDKRQEGETVSTEGLETTAVLEGEKAETPEVGKEGEKEDLQPEKVSKQGLLAEKSPSLCPDLTREDTRPLSRLSKASSRARSDDLTI comes from the coding sequence ATGGGTGACTGGAGTTTCCTGGGGAACATCTTGGAGGAGGTGAACGAGCACTCGACGGTCATCGGAAGAGTCTGGCTCACCGTGCTCTTCATCTTCCGGATCCTCATCCTGGGCACGGCCGCGGAGTTCGTGTGGGGGGACGAGCAGTCCGACTTCGTGTGCAACACCCAGCAGCCCGGCTGCGAGAACGTCTGCTACGACGAGGCCTTCCCCATCTCACACATCCGCCTCTGGGTGCTGCAGATCATCTTCGTGTCCACGCCATCGCTGGTGTACGTGGGCCACGCCGTGCACCACGTCCGCATGGAGGAGAAGCGCAAGGAGCGTGAGGCCGAGGAGCTGTGCCAGCAGGCGGCAGGCGACGGCGGCGAGAGGGTGCCGCTGGCCGCGGACCAGGGCAGCATCAAGAAGGGCAGCAACAGCAGCAAAGGCACCAAGAAGTTCCGGCTGGAAGGGACCCTGCTGCGGACCTACATCTGCCACATCATCTTTAAGACTCTCTTCGAGGTGGGCTTCATCGTGGGCCACTACTTCCTGTATGGCTTCCGGATCCTGCCCCTCTATCGCTGCAGCAGGTGGCCCTGCCCCAATGTGGTGGACTGCTTCGTGTCGCGGCCAACGGAGAAAACCATCTTCATCCTGTTCATGCTGTCGGTGGCCTCGGTGTCCCTCTTCCTCAACATCCTGGAGATGAGCCACCTGGGCCTGAAGAGAATCCGGTCTGCCTTCAAGAGGCCCGTGGAGCAGCCCCTGGGGGAGATCCCCGAGAAGTCCCTCCACTCCATTGCCGTCTCCTCCATCCAGAAGGCCAAGGGCTACCAGCtgctggaagaagagaaaatcgTGTCCCACTATTTCCCCCTGACTGAGGTCGGCATGGTGGAGACCAGCCCACTTTCGGCCAAACCTTTTAGTCAGTTCGAGGAGAAGATGGGTGCGGGGCCCCTCGGGGACCTGTCCCGAGCTTACCAAGAGACACTGCCTTCCTACGCTCAGGTGGGGGCACAGGAGGGGGAGGCGGAGGAGCAGCCTGTAGAGGAGGGGGCGGAACCAGAGGTGGGAGacaagaggcaggaaggggagacAGTGAGCACAGAGGGGCTGGAGACCACAGCAGTGCTGGAGGGGGAGAAAGCCGAGACTcctgaggtggggaaggagggtgagAAGGAAGACCTACAGCCTGAGAAGGTATCAAAGCAAGGGCTGCTGGCAGAGAAGTCGCCTTCCCTGTGTCCAGACCTCACGAGAGAGGACACCAGACCGCTGAGCAGGCTGAGCAAAGCCAGCAGCCGAGCAAGGTCAGACGATCTAACCATATGA